From a single Nakaseomyces glabratus chromosome F, complete sequence genomic region:
- the CEF1 gene encoding Cef1p (CAGL0F03751g~Ortholog(s) have second spliceosomal transesterification activity, role in generation of catalytic spliceosome for second transesterification step and Prp19 complex, U2-type catalytic step 1 spliceosome localization) gives MAPPIYVRGGLWTNIEDQILKAAVQKYGVHQWSKIASLLQKKNARQCEIRWNEYLNPTLNFEEFTKEEDKKLLELVRTLPNQWRTISELMGRPSQQCIERYNILLETELSKTDGEATTSANSAISTSFGFKPNEIHPSAETQKAKPDNDELDEDEREMLSEARARLLNTQGKKATRKVRERMLEESKRIAQIQKRRELKQAGINTSLKKSKKKYENEIDYNADVVYEIVPPAVLYDVTRENERTQKALQDFERNIAKKGKRKFKDDGEKESSPRKRSRDKRPNKEDNKETSMSITSNDSVLLNDMKKPVLNLSAPRADGENLSVSSNNTNDAVLVKKYLTECFSALPTPKNDFEILWEDSDDDDEQEIVSEEDDNSIKVQESEQLYELPMETFDIVDSSMIPSIIADPKNEFEEEYNKLIKDARTRAKPTISKEHLQIWDDLNEEIQKDISGRTSLTNPEVQISTDTNLDELRAQIQKYQQRISNYDEQLHIIKPLVENNEQICNTIIRSLIPELKSKQLKYYTRYYMFMKEQKHIKKRTK, from the coding sequence ATGGCCCCACCAATATATGTAAGAGGTGGTCTTTGGACCAATATCGAGGATCAGATATTGAAGGCTGCTGTACAAAAGTATGGTGTACATCAGTGGAGCAAGATAGCCTCGTTGctgcagaagaagaatgctAGACAGTGTGAAATACGATGGAATGAGTATTTGAACCCGACTTTGAACTTCGAAGAGTTCACTAAGGAAGAGGATAAGAAACTACTTGAGCTAGTTAGGACACTCCCAAATCAATGGAGGACTATTTCAGAGTTGATGGGCAGGCCAAGTCAGCAATGCATTGAGAGGTACAACATATTACTAGAGACTGAGCTATCAAAGACCGATGGAGAAGCAACTACCTCGGCTAATTCAGCTATCAGTACGTCCTTTGGTTTCAAACCTAACGAGATTCACCCAAGTGCTGAAACACAAAAGGCTAAACCAGATAACGATGAACTTGATGAAGACGAGAGGGAAATGCTCTCTGAGGCAAGAGCTAGACTTTTGAATACTCAAGGTAAGAAAGCTACTCGAAAAGTGCGCGAGAGGATGTTAGAGGAATCCAAACGTATTGCACAAATACAGAAGAGACGAGAATTGAAACAAGCCGGGATCAATACATCACTAAAGAAgtctaaaaaaaaatacgagaatgaaattgattatAACGCTGATGTTGTCTATGAGATTGTACCTCCTGCTGTTTTATATGATGTAACTAGGGAGAATGAAAGAACACAAAAAGCATTACAAGactttgaaagaaacatagcaaagaaaggaaaaagaaagttcAAAGACGACGGAGAGAAAGAGTCTTCCCCACGTAAAAGATCCAGGGATAAGCGTCCAAACAAAGAAGACAATAAAGAGACAAGTATGTCAATTACCAGTAATGATTCAGTGCTATTAAACGACATGAAGAAACCAGTTTTAAACTTATCAGCTCCAAGGGCCGACGGTGAAAAtctttctgtttcttctaATAACACTAACGATGCGGTCCTGGTCAAAAAGTATCTTACCGAATGTTTTAGTGCATTGCCTACGCCTAaaaatgattttgaaatcCTTTGGGAGGAttctgatgatgacgacgaACAAGAAATAGTAAGTGAAGAAGACGACAACTCTATAAAGGTACAAGAAAGCGAACAGCTTTACGAATTACCAATGGAAACTTTTGACATAGTTGACAGCTCAATGATACCATCTATAATTGCAGACCcaaaaaatgaatttgaagaagagtaTAATAAGCTTATTAAAGATGCTAGAACTAGAGCTAAACCAACAATCAGCAAAGAACATTTGCAGATTTGGGATGATTTAAACGAGGAAATACAAAAGGACATTAGTGGAAGAACATCGCTTACAAACCCAGAGGTACAAATATCAACAGATACTAACTTGGATGAACTGCGGGCACAAATCCAAAAGTATCAGCAAAGGATAAGCAATTACGATGAACAACTACACATTATCAAGCCACTGGTAGAGAACAACGAACAGATATGCAATACCATTATCCGTTCACTAATCCCGGAACTAAAGTCGAAGCAGTTGAAGTACTACACGAGATATTACATGTTCATGAAGGAGCAAAAacatatcaaaaaaagaaccaAATAA
- the EFR3 gene encoding Efr3p (CAGL0F03773g~Ortholog(s) have role in protein localization to plasma membrane and mitochondrion, plasma membrane localization), which translates to MQLGHIFTPKHQKLVNQCYPSGRAPDKKPKSSETSYLIYYVNSRSSKLEKVSNYLIKRTNTDLSRRRVGNVCVTLELMAKIVDHCKENLNVFVKEFLTLMNMVLTNNSINNDVTVIELLEITFGTICRNLDGAYYGGDTEFIKMFKSFVDLLFEVVSKRLNNDDLMLKVCIDISTIIGIASDPQLNYLVPKCVETAIDQLQARYPQFKENSLLEQPSLTKRLSKTQTRAQEVLEIPTADNDLCVATLHNYFNTTETDKLNLSIRSLIKKLQSTPNKELLEFISNDIPVQLRYIVVLLLTRQVSNYERNQVSGSQGNPDGALNSLKLISCLLVSKISIVGLSVLDIMRKVLAVQLKSKESMPLVHQCRVTIKDLNNKIYYSEQTSDMLYDLVVKIKNVQNEVEKRILVDDMKYIVDDISQPVINVDLLTELVPFMKGSVIQLLNITEEHISGGSTLSRLFQMVRDIEDRNLQSKAMSIIFDKYKKIILLPGLNYFQMNIKEPEYTYYLYHFNAAKTLGVTSYYSETQQKLDNGELFTKEELMKYYKNANNTQFGEKGMQILMSYDNQISNSDLLNDRPLSPVFSSKPLSSPMGLISPQAQTNTQLNQPMRFVSDDVHSWKVSRPSIPKVSDLKKAMKNGSSTKNKPLRGSQSVKSRVTNITFLLSELRSTTAGDDSHIIDPDEEEVVGIDKMEIARSLSGRGRNSVVVEDVSTNRASFVPATVNEDDEFRDAVEDVEAYSTSRGKIFANY; encoded by the coding sequence ATGCAATTGGGTCACATATTTACTCCGAAGCATCAAAAACTGGTCAATCAATGTTACCCTAGTGGTAGAGCGCCAGATAAGAAGCCAAAATCCTCCGAGACTTCATATTTGATATACTATGTCAATTCTCGTTCCAGTAAGCTTGAGAAAGTTAGTAACTACTTAATTAAGAGAACCAATACCGATTTGAGTCGACGCAGAGTTGGTAACGTTTGTGTAACTTTGGAGTTGATGGCCAAGATAGTGGATCATTGTAAAGAAAACCTTAACGTGTTTGTGAAAGAGTTTCTGACTTTAATGAATATGGTATTAACCAACAATAGTATAAATAATGATGTCACTGTGATAGAATTGTTGGAAATTACTTTTGGCACCATTTGCCGCAACCTTGACGGAGCATATTATGGCGGTGATACTGAATTTATAAAAATGTTTAAGAGCTTTGTTGatcttttatttgaagttgTCTCAAAGAGGCTGAACAATGATGACTTGATGTTAAAGGTATGCATAGACATATCTACTATAATTGGAATTGCGAGCGATCCTCAATTGAATTATCTTGTACCAAAATGTGTTGAGACTgcaattgatcaattgcAAGCTAGATACCCTCAGTTCAAGGAAAATTCACTGCTAGAACAACCAAGCTTGACAAAAAGGTTGAGCAAGACACAAACTCGTGCACAAGAAGTCCTTGAGATACCGACTGCAGACAATGATTTATGTGTTGCAACATTGCATAATTACTTTAACACAACAGAAACAGATAAATTGAATTTATCTATTAGATCTCtaatcaaaaaattgcaATCAACACCAAATAAAGAGCTGTTAGAGTTCATTTCCAATGACATTCCTGTCCAGTTAAGATatattgttgttttatTACTCACAAGGCAGGTTTCCAATTATGAGAGAAATCAAGTCTCAGGTAGCCAAGGCAATCCTGATGGTGCACTCAATAGTTTGAAACTAATTTCTTGTTTACTAGTATCAAAAATTAGTATTGTAGGACTGAGTGTTTTGGATATAATGAGAAAGGTTTTAGCTGTGCAGTTAAAATCTAAAGAGAGCATGCCTCTTGTGCATCAATGTCGTGTTACAATAAAAGATTTgaataacaaaatttaCTACTCTGAACAAACATCTGATATGTTATATGATTTGGTAGTCAAAATAAAGAATGTACAAAATGAAGTTGAGAAGAGAATTCTGGTTGATGATATGAAATATATTGTCGATGATATCTCACAGCCAGTTATTAACGTTGATCTATTAACTGAGTTGGTTCCTTTTATGAAAGGGTCTGTTATACAACTGTTAAATATCACTGAGGAGCACATTTCTGGCGGTTCCACTTTATCCAGATTGTTTCAAATGGTCCGTGATATTGAGGATAGAAATTTACAATCCAAAGCGATGTCTATTATCTTTGATaaatacaagaaaattATACTGCTACCTGGTCTTAATTATTTCCAGATGAACATTAAAGAGCCGGAGTATACCTATTACTTATATCATTTCAACGCGGCTAAAACATTAGGAGTTACATCATATTATTCTGAGACACAGCAAAAACTTGACAATGGAGAATTATTTACCAAGGAAGaattaatgaaatattATAAGAATGCAAACAACACTCAGTTTGGTGAAAAGGGCATGCAAATTTTGATGTCTTATGATAATCAGATCTCTAATTCAGATTTACTAAATGATAGGCCACTATCTCCTGTATTTTCGTCCAAACCGCTCTCATCGCCAATGGGTCTAATATCACCACAAGCACAGACTAATACACAATTAAATCAACCTATGAGATTTGTCTCCGATGATGTACACTCCTGGAAAGTTTCAAGGCCCTCTATACCCAAGGTAAgtgatttgaagaaagcaATGAAAAATGGATCCtctacaaaaaataaacctTTAAGAGGTTCTCAATCTGTGAAGTCAAGGGTTACCAATATAACATTCCTGTTAAGTGAACTTAGAAGTACAACTGCTGGTGATGACTCCCACATTATCGATcctgatgaagaagaagttgttggtattgataAAATGGAAATAGCAAGATCATTAAGTGGGAGAGGAAGAAattctgttgttgttgaagatgTGTCCACTAATAGAGCGTCATTCGTTCCTGCAACAGTgaatgaggatgatgaattTCGTGATGCTGTTGAAGATGTTGAAGCTTACAGCACCTCTAGAGGAAAGATTTTTGCAAACTATTAG
- the DML1 gene encoding Dml1p (CAGL0F03795g~Ortholog(s) have role in mitochondrial genome maintenance, plasmid maintenance and cytosol, mitochondrion localization), translated as MHEVITISVSQRANHLATQFFNCRETLLYDNTKDKVNDPKIFLNPTIDRISKTVSYSPRALLWDAKTGNGSLGSYQYSDGSDYYFKNDDDKPSDGDLMQTHPVIPKSDYQRALDAGLPEPKLNNSNTKYWSDYARLIYQPSSFNILRDWYHDTDNPNRPDFKSLKDRRFDKFIIGEEEFKSNYLVDFFDTNLHHELEQCDTLQGFNIITDIDNGWGGFSSALLVELRNELPKNTYFSWAFHESDPYTVSYTRNTKVQFNKKTAEQISNKIRATTSLSQESDLFIPVYSDPEYSNWEIGSLVCPLFDGLNSVLDGTDTEKRRNMQYLSELLQNGDNNRKIISSANMIRKDRIIDYLYYSRFPTQSRKSSSAVSEFHVFSKCNISRSNKEMKDNAEIKNVTNKQINTYGYKFADTVSDQFKEDSNYKLCLTSDERCRNVFKEYGDFVSKYIKYDDDREDMKNSLENTASAYEFGWYDDSDSGDDNY; from the coding sequence ATGCATGAGGTGATAACTATATCTGTTTCACAGCGGGCCAACCATTTGGCAACCcagttcttcaattgtCGGGAAACGCTATTATATGATAATACAAAGGACAAAGTCAATGATCCAAAGATATTTCTGAATCCTACCATTGATAGAATCTCGAAGACTGTATCTTACAGTCCTAGAGCTCTATTATGGGATGCTAAAACTGGCAATGGATCATTAGGTAGTTACCAATATTCAGATGGATCCgattattatttcaaaaatgatgatgataaacCTTCAGATGGAGATCTTATGCAAACTCATCCAGTTATTCCAAAGTCAGATTATCAACGAGCACTGGATGCGGGATTACCTGAACCAAAACTAAATAATAGCAATACAAAGTACTGGTCAGATTATGCTAGACTTATTTATCAACCTTCAAGTTTTAATATTCTTCGGGATTGGTACCATGATACAGATAATCCCAACAGACCTGACTTTAAAAGTCTGAAAGATAGGAGATTCGATAAATTTATCATTGGTGAGGAAGAATTCAAGAGTAATTACTTAGTTGACTTTTTTGATACTAATTTGCATCATGAGCTTGAGCAATGCGATACCTTACAGGGGTTTAACATAATAACAGACATTGATAATGGATGGGGTGGATTTTCTTCAGCGCTCCTTGTAGAACTGCGAAATGAACTTCCAAAAAACACCTATTTTTCTTGGGCTTTTCATGAAAGTGATCCATACACAGTTTCATATACTAGAAACACTAAGGTTCagttcaacaaaaaaaccGCTGAGCAAATATCTAACAAAATCAGAGCAACTACATCACTATCACAAGAATCTGATTTGTTTATTCCAGTTTATTCCGATCCTGAATACTCTAACTGGGAAATTGGCAGTTTAGTATGCCCTCTCTTCGATGGTCTAAATTCTGTGCTTGATGGAACTGATACtgagaaaagaagaaacatGCAATATTTATCagaacttcttcaaaatgGCGATAATAATAGAAAGATAATATCATCAGCAAATATGATAAGAAAAGATAGGATTATAGACTATTTATACTATTCTCGTTTCCCAACACAGTCTCGCAAGTCGTCTTCTGCAGTGTCTGAGTTTCATGTCTTTAGCAAGTGTAATATTTCTAGAAGCAACAAGGAAATGAAAGACAACGCAGAAATAAAGAATGTTACTAATAAACAGATAAACACCTATGGATATAAATTTGCTGATACAGTTTCAGATCAATTTAAAGAGGATTCTAATTATAAACTCTGCCTAACTAGTGATGAAAGATGTCGAAATGTATTCAAAGAGTATGGCGATTTTGTGTCCAAGTATATTAAATATGATGATGACAGAGAGGACATGAAAAACAGTCTAGAAAATACTGCAAGCGCATATGAGTTTGGCTGGTACGACGATTCTGATTCCGGGGATGACAATTATTAA